A window of Spirochaetaceae bacterium genomic DNA:
GCGCCAGCAGCGTGCCCGGCGCCACCACGAAGTGGAAGTGGCCGATCACGTAGTAGGTGTCGTGCAGGTGGATGTCCGCCACCGACAGCCCGAGCGGCAGGCCGGTGAGCCCGCCGATGCCGAACATCGGAATGAACGCCAGCGCGAACAGCATCGGCGTGGTGAAGCGGATCGATCCACCCCACAGCGAAAGGATCATCACCGTCAGGATGATGATCGACGGCACCGAGATGATCATGGTGGTAAGCTGGAAGAAGGTGCTGATGGCGGTGCCCATGCCGGTCAGGAACATGTGGTGCGCCCACACGATGAAGCTCATGAAGCCGAGAAAGATCACCGAGTAGACCAGCGCCTTGTAGCCGTACAGCGGCTTGCGCGAATTGTTGGCCAGAACCTCGCACACGATGCCCATGGCGGGCAGGATGAGCACGTACACTTCCGGGTGGGCAAGGAACCAGAACAGGTGCTGCCACAGCAGGGCATTGCCGCCGCCGCTGCCGGTGTACGCCTCGCCGCTGATCACCAGGCCGGAGGGCATGAAGAAGCTGGTGCCGGCGACGCGGTCGAGAAGCTGCATGAAGCCGGCCACTTCCAGCGGCGGGAACGCGAGCACCAGCAGCAGGCTGGTCACGAGCTGCGCCCAGATGAAGAACGGCAGGCGCATGAACTTCAGGCCCGGCGCGCGCAACTGCACGATGGTGGTGATGATGTTGATCGAGCCGAGCAGCGACGAGTTGATCAGGAACACCATGCCCAGCAGCCACCAGGTCTGGCCGGCGGTCTCGATCACCGCCAGCGGCGGGTAGGAGGTCCAGCCCGACTTGGCGGCGCCGCCGGGGATGAAGAAGCTGACCAGCATGATCACGCCGCCGACGAAGTACAGCCAGTAGCTGGCGGCGTTGAGCTTCGGGAACGCCATGTCGGGGGCGCCGACCTGCAGCGGCACCAGGTAGTTGCCGAACGCGCCCACGGCCAGCGGCACCACGCCCAGGAACACCATGATGGTGCCGTGCATGGCGCCGAGCTGGTTGTAGAACTCCGGCAGCATGATCCCCTCGGGCATGCGGGTGACGCCGAACAAGCGCCCGATCACCGGCATCGCCTGTTCCGGATAGGCGAGCTGCCAGCGCATCAGCAGAATGAAGCAGAAGCCCAGGAACAGGAACACCAGCGCGGTGATCCCGTACTGAATGCCGATCACCTTGTGATCTACGGAGAAGACGTACTTGCGGATGAAACTCTCGGGCGCGCCGTGGTCGTCGTGACCGCCATGGTCATGGCCGTGCCCGCCGGCGGGTGCGTGTCCGTTTTTCTGCACGTCAGTTCCCCCGTGCTAGCTTGACGGGACCTCCATCTCGGCGTCCACGGTGGCCTTCTCGCCGATCCCGACGGTAACGCTCACGGTCTGCGCCGGCAGGCGCTCGTGCCAGATTTCCACTTCGTAGGTGCCGGCCGGAAGGCCGCTGATGGTGAACTTGCCATCCTCGCCGGTGACCGCGAAATAGGGGTGGTCGAACACCGCCGCCCAGGCGTTCATCCAGGGATGCACGTCGCACTTGATGGCGAACGGCGTCGGCTCCGCCTTGTCGAACACCTTCTCCAGCTCGGTGCGGAACTGCGGCATCGCCTCGTTGAACTCGGCGTTTACCTTCGAGAACGCATGCACGTTGTGCAGGGTGCCGTCCGGATTGAGGATCTTCACCGTCTGTCCGACGCGCAGGCCGAACACGTGCGGCGCGTACTGGCAGCCGCCCTGGTCGAACTCGACCACCGCGTCGGGCATGTCGTGATCCAGGTCCGGCAGCGAGGCGCCCTTGATCTGCACCATCACGTTGGCAATGGTCTGCCCTTCGCCGAGCACCAGCACCTGGCGGCGGCGCGGATTCTCCTGGTTCTTCTCGTCGCAGATCGGGTCGGCGGCCATGTCGAGCACCGCCATCTCCGGTGCGTCGCCATTGAAGGTCACGGTGCCGCTGATGGAGGCGCTGTTGGTATCGGTCTCGGCCGCCGCCGCGGGTTGTTCGGCGATGGTCGATGTTCCGGACCCGGACGCGGCTGCGCCGCCGCCTTCGTCGTCGCCGCCGCAGCCGGCGAGCAGCAGTGCCAGCGCAAGGACCGGGAGGAGCCGGAGATGGGTTGGGAACGAGAGTTTCGGCGGGGTGTAGCGCAGGAACCTGGTGCGCATGTTCGGTAGGGCCTCCTCGGGGGATGACGGGTCGGGTATGCCGATCGGCGGACGCAGTTGCCGGCCGATCCGGCGTCCTTCGGGTTGCGGCGCGCAAAGCGAAACCGGCTGCCCGAGTTGTGCAAGAAGCTACGTCAGCGCCCGGCGGACTGTCAACCGCAAATGGCGCGGCTCAGGGCTTCGGGCCCCCTCGAGTCGCCGCCGGCGCCATCCGCGGCGCGCGCCGCGGCGGCGGGCGCAATGGGTCTGGGACGCGGGGGTCCGGAGCGCGGGCGGCCGGAACGCGGGCGGCCGGAACGCGGGCGTCCGGCAAGCGGCGCTACGGCCGCGGCTCGCGGTGCGGACGCTGCCGGTCGCGGCGGTCGCGGCGTTTCTCGTAACCCTCGGCCATGTGGTGGCGAAACGGCAGGATGCGGTCCGGGACCGGCACGCCGCGAAACTCGGCGCGGCACAGGTAGCACACCGCCATCATCGGCACGGCGCGATAGATCAGCAGGTCGACCAGCGCCAGCACCATCAGGCTGACCCCGTACGTGAACGGCACCAGGATCGCGCCGGCCACCACCAGCCCGATGCCCAGAACGCGCGGAAACGCCTTCTGGCGGAAAAAGCGGCGGCAGCCGCAGATCGGGCACTCCTCGAAGTCGGCGGCCGCGGTCACGTCGTAGTGGCGCCGGCAGGCGCCGCACACCAGTTCGCCCCCGTGCCCGGCGGCGGTCAGCGGCGCGCCGCAGGCGTCGCACTCGGCGCGCACCCGCGGCACTCCTCCTCCGCGGTCGGGCGCCGCCGTCACAGCACCACCCCGTAGCGCAGCAGGAAGAACCGGTAGGAGAAGTCGCCGATGATCGCCGCCACCACCACCACGTACAGGATGCCGGTGGCGGCCTGGGTGGACTTGGCGCGCAGGGTGCGCTGCACCAGCACGTTGGCGGCGAGCGGGAACAGCACGCCGAAGAACACCGCCACCACCACCAGGAAGCCGTCCAGGGTGGCCACGAACGCGTGCAGCGGCAGCGGATAGCCCTGGTACGGAATACTCTGCGTGGCCAGAGCCACCGCGTCCCACAGCAGGCGCAGCGCCAGCAGCGCCGTGTACACGGTGACCGCGCGCGCCAGGATGGCGATCGGCCGCCGCTCCACGTTCTGGTACCTGTGGCCGACCACAATGCGTTACCGCGCCGGCCCCCGCGCGCCCCCGCCGGGGGGGGTCCGGGGGGGGGCCGGGGCGGGCGCGGCCGCCGCCGGCGTGCGCGCCACCGCCGCGGCCGCGGTCACCACCGCGCCCAGCAGCGAGGGCAGCGCCACCAGCGGCAGGTTGGGCCGCGGGCGCTCCCACTGGCTCCAGGTCACCGCCAGCAGGGCCAGCAGCCACACTGCGGCCAGCACCGGCAGCGCGGCCGGCGGCAGCCACGGCGCGCGGCCGGCGGCGGCCGGCGGCCCCGCGAACAGCAGCGCGAACAGCCCCAGGCTGAGCAGGAAGCAGGCGACGCCCAGGTTGAACCGGTAGAAGCCGCGGTCGATGGCGGCGCCGGCGTTGGCCAGGAAGCACAGCGGATAGGCCATGGCGAAGGCCAGGAACCCGCTCAGCGAAAGTTCGGTCAGCACCGGTCGCAGTGGCGGCTGGCGGGCGATGGCCCGGTAGCGCGTTTCATCGCCGTCCCGGTCGCGGAGCGACCGCGCCGGCTGGTCCGAAACAGCCGGCCGGCGGGCGGGCGGTGCCTGGGCATCGGGTTCGTCGTCTTGCCTGTCACGAAGTGACCGTTCAACCTCACAGCGCCTTCACCGCGGCCTCGATCTGCCGCGTGGCGTCAATGTAAGAGGTGCCCGGCGGAAACGTGAGCGGCGCCCCGAAACGCACCGCCACGCGGGTCCGGAAACGGCGCCGGCGCGGTTCGCTGACCAGGTGCACGGGCACCACCGGGGTGTGCGACTCGACCGCCAGCATGCCGGTGCCGCTCTGGAACGGCAGCATCGGCCGCCCGATGCGCTGCTCGCCCTCCGGGAAGATCACCACGCTCCAGCCCTCGTCCATCAGCCGGCCCATGTGCTCCAGGCTGGCGCGGATCGCGTTCTCGCGCGACAGCGGAAACGCGTTGGCGACCAGCGCCGCGAAGATGCCGGTCAGCCGCTTGCCGAAGGTGATCTCCGCGGCCGCCGCGAACGACAGGTGGCGCCGCCACGCCGGCGGCGTGACCTTGGCCAGCACCATGCTGTCGCCGCGCACCGCGTTGTGGTTGGCCGCGAACAGCACCGGCCCGCCGTCCGGCAGGTGCTCCAGGCCGCTGGCACGCGCGCGGTAGCGAATGCTGAACACCGGAAACACCACCACCCTGTGGAGCACCTCGCGCAGCAGCGAGAACCACACGCTCAGCGGCCAGGTGTAGAACGGCGGCAGCGCCGCCTTCGCCTGCGCCTGCGTGTCGAGCAGCTTCTGCAGCTCCGCGAACGTGGTCTGCGACCCCACCAGCGACTCGTCGATGTACACGCCGAGCTCCTGCTCGATGATCGACAGCATTTCCACCCGCTTCAGCGAGTCGAGGTCGAGGTCGCCGCCGACGGTGTGCTCCGGCAGCACCTGCTCCTGCGCCACGCCGCTGACCTCCGAGACCAGCCGCACCAGGCGCTCCCCGGGGTTGCCGGCCGCCGCCGGAGTACGCGCGGCGGCGCCGGCAGCGGCGCGCGGCACACCCGCGCTCAGGGCATCGACCAGGACCGCCTTCTTCACCTTCAGCGTGTGGGTGCGCGGAAAGTCCGCCTCCGGCCACACGGTGTGGCCGCGGATCTGCTGATGCTCGGCCAGCTCCCGGTTCGCTTCGGCCACGATGCGCGGCGCCCGCTCCGGCTCCTCCAGCAGGAACACGGCGTGCACCTGGGTGTCCTGGCCCTGCTTCAGCCCTACCACGGTGGCGTCGGTCACCGCCGGGATGCGATGCAGCACCGCCTCGATGTCCTCCGGGAACACGTTCTGGCCGTTGGCGAGCACGATCATCTCCTTGACGCGCCCGCGAATGTGCAGGTGCCCGGCGTCGTCCACGAAGCCGATGTCTCCGGTCCGGTACCAGTCGCCGTCGAACGCGGCGGCGGTCTGCTCCGGCGCCTGCCAGTACCCTTGCGTGATGTTGGGTCCGCGCACCTGGATCTCGCCGGTGTCCGCGATGCGCACGTCGACGCCCGGCACCGGGCGGCCCACCGAGTCGAAGCGCGCCTCGGTCAGCGAGTGGCAACTGATCACCGGCGACGCCTCGGTGGCGCCGTAACCCTGCAGCACGCTCACCCCGAGCAGGTGCCACTTCTCGCCGAGCGCCTGGTCGAGCGCGGCGCCGCCGGACACCACGATGCGCAGGTGGCCGCCGAAGCGCGCGTGCACCTGGCGGAACAGCCGCCGGCGCAGCGCCACCGGCAACCGGCGCGCCAGCTTCATCAGCAACTGCCAGGCGTGCTCCTTGCCGCGGTTGGCCACCTCGCGCTCGATGCTCTTCATGAACAGGTCGAGCGCTTGCGGCACCAGCAGCATCATGTTGATGCGGCGCTCCTGCATCGTCTTCAGCAGGATCGCCGGCTGCCGGCTGGTCACGAAGGTGATGCTCGCGCCGCAGCCGAGGCCGGCGAACAGCGAGCCCATCTGCTCGAACATGTGGCTCAGCGGCAGCAGGCTCAGCATGCGGAACGAGGCATCGCCGGGAATCACCTGCTGCACCGAGTGCAGGTTGGCCATCAGGTTGCCGTGCGTGAGCAGCACCCCCTTGGCATCGCCGGTGGTGCCCGAGGTGAACATGATCTCGGCCAGGTCGTCGCCGGCGAGCGAAGCCGGCTCGGCCGCCGGCCGGTCGTAGATCAGGCCCTCCAGGTCTTCGAACAGGATCGCCGGCAGGCCGAGGGCCGCATCGCCCCCGGTAGCGTGCGCGGTGAACGCCAGCGACGGCGCCGTCCTGGCAATCACCTGCCGCACGAAGTCGGCCGTGGAGCGCACGTCCAGCGGCACCAGGATGGCGCCGATCCGCAGGCACCCGAAGAACGCGAACACCCAGTGCGGCGCGTTCGGGCCCCACAGGATGACCCGGTCGCCCTTGCCGACGCCGCGCTCGCGCAGCAGCGCGGACACTTGCGCGCAGGCATGGCGCAATGCGCGGTAGCTCCACACGCGGTAGCGGAAGCCCGGCTTGAACAGGAGGGCCGGGCGGTCGCCGAACCGGCGCACGATGTCGTCCAGGAAGTCGTTAACCGTCAGATGCATGGTTCACCAGCACCACCATCGACGCCCTGCACTGCGCCGGCACATTCCCCGGTCGCGACCGGATCGACCCCGTTTCTCACCTGCAGCATGGGCCATGCTACCACGCCCGCCCGCGCATGGTGGCGTGCCGCGCCGCGTCCTGCCTACCTCATGACGCGGTCGATCAGTCGTTGTCGGTCAGCCGGATCGACTTGTGGGCTGGACGGGCGGGCACGTAGCCGGTGCCTCGCACCACTATGCCGATGAGATGTGATGG
This region includes:
- a CDS encoding AMP-binding protein, which gives rise to MHLTVNDFLDDIVRRFGDRPALLFKPGFRYRVWSYRALRHACAQVSALLRERGVGKGDRVILWGPNAPHWVFAFFGCLRIGAILVPLDVRSTADFVRQVIARTAPSLAFTAHATGGDAALGLPAILFEDLEGLIYDRPAAEPASLAGDDLAEIMFTSGTTGDAKGVLLTHGNLMANLHSVQQVIPGDASFRMLSLLPLSHMFEQMGSLFAGLGCGASITFVTSRQPAILLKTMQERRINMMLLVPQALDLFMKSIEREVANRGKEHAWQLLMKLARRLPVALRRRLFRQVHARFGGHLRIVVSGGAALDQALGEKWHLLGVSVLQGYGATEASPVISCHSLTEARFDSVGRPVPGVDVRIADTGEIQVRGPNITQGYWQAPEQTAAAFDGDWYRTGDIGFVDDAGHLHIRGRVKEMIVLANGQNVFPEDIEAVLHRIPAVTDATVVGLKQGQDTQVHAVFLLEEPERAPRIVAEANRELAEHQQIRGHTVWPEADFPRTHTLKVKKAVLVDALSAGVPRAAAGAAARTPAAAGNPGERLVRLVSEVSGVAQEQVLPEHTVGGDLDLDSLKRVEMLSIIEQELGVYIDESLVGSQTTFAELQKLLDTQAQAKAALPPFYTWPLSVWFSLLREVLHRVVVFPVFSIRYRARASGLEHLPDGGPVLFAANHNAVRGDSMVLAKVTPPAWRRHLSFAAAAEITFGKRLTGIFAALVANAFPLSRENAIRASLEHMGRLMDEGWSVVIFPEGEQRIGRPMLPFQSGTGMLAVESHTPVVPVHLVSEPRRRRFRTRVAVRFGAPLTFPPGTSYIDATRQIEAAVKAL
- a CDS encoding cbb3-type cytochrome c oxidase subunit I, whose translation is MQKNGHAPAGGHGHDHGGHDDHGAPESFIRKYVFSVDHKVIGIQYGITALVFLFLGFCFILLMRWQLAYPEQAMPVIGRLFGVTRMPEGIMLPEFYNQLGAMHGTIMVFLGVVPLAVGAFGNYLVPLQVGAPDMAFPKLNAASYWLYFVGGVIMLVSFFIPGGAAKSGWTSYPPLAVIETAGQTWWLLGMVFLINSSLLGSINIITTIVQLRAPGLKFMRLPFFIWAQLVTSLLLVLAFPPLEVAGFMQLLDRVAGTSFFMPSGLVISGEAYTGSGGGNALLWQHLFWFLAHPEVYVLILPAMGIVCEVLANNSRKPLYGYKALVYSVIFLGFMSFIVWAHHMFLTGMGTAISTFFQLTTMIISVPSIIILTVMILSLWGGSIRFTTPMLFALAFIPMFGIGGLTGLPLGLSVADIHLHDTYYVIGHFHFVVAPGTLLALFAGIYYWYPKVTGRRMNDTLGRWHFWPSLVFMIGTFMPMFVLGMAGVSRRLYDGGATYAHAQDYLWLNQLITFSSWGLALAQVFFIVNFFVSLKNGEKVEDNPWQGTTLEWATTSPPLGHGNFARPIAVYRGPYEYSVPRSKRDFSPQHLKRI
- a CDS encoding carboxypeptidase regulatory-like domain-containing protein; this translates as MRTRFLRYTPPKLSFPTHLRLLPVLALALLLAGCGGDDEGGGAAASGSGTSTIAEQPAAAAETDTNSASISGTVTFNGDAPEMAVLDMAADPICDEKNQENPRRRQVLVLGEGQTIANVMVQIKGASLPDLDHDMPDAVVEFDQGGCQYAPHVFGLRVGQTVKILNPDGTLHNVHAFSKVNAEFNEAMPQFRTELEKVFDKAEPTPFAIKCDVHPWMNAWAAVFDHPYFAVTGEDGKFTISGLPAGTYEVEIWHERLPAQTVSVTVGIGEKATVDAEMEVPSS